A region of Candidatus Methylomirabilota bacterium DNA encodes the following proteins:
- a CDS encoding glycosyltransferase — translation MPSAEPLAPERWVRAIRSERPPADLDEYLPAFEAFFDHHAAEVEAWRKRNSGYHRTVASIARFYIPRGARVLEVGCGTGDLLAALEPSVGVGVDLSGEMIRRAAARHPRLSFHWMPAERLSLPGQTFDYIILSDLLGYLYDIRAVLERMAPLCHPRTRIVVNWYSRLWQPVINLLVRLGLKAPLPYLNWTTVEDVQNLLRLTGFETVRVRGHILLPLALGPLSRLANRFLAHLPVLRQLVWTNWVVARPSPRGFAQAPRVTVVCPCRNEKGNIEQVVRRLPRLGAETELIFVEGHSSDGTLEECRRMVTSYPERDIKVLAQSGKGKGDAVRLGFAHAAGDMLMILDADLSVAPEDLPQFYEAMVSGAGEFAMGSRLVYGMDPQAMRFLNLLGNRFFGLLLSRLIGQPIKDTLCGTKLIWRDDYARLAAGRAHFGDFDPFGDFDLIFGAAKLNLRIVEIPVRYRERSYGTTNITRFADGWLLLRMSAKAANRLFFAA, via the coding sequence ATGCCGAGCGCTGAGCCCCTCGCCCCCGAGCGGTGGGTCCGGGCGATCCGAAGCGAGCGGCCGCCCGCCGACCTGGACGAGTACCTGCCGGCCTTCGAGGCATTCTTCGATCACCATGCCGCCGAGGTCGAGGCCTGGCGAAAGCGAAACTCGGGCTATCACCGTACCGTGGCCTCGATCGCGCGCTTCTACATTCCCCGCGGGGCTCGGGTGCTCGAGGTCGGCTGCGGAACCGGCGACCTCCTCGCCGCGCTCGAGCCCAGCGTGGGCGTGGGCGTCGATCTTTCGGGCGAGATGATCCGGCGGGCCGCGGCCCGTCACCCGCGGCTGTCCTTCCACTGGATGCCGGCCGAGCGGCTCTCGCTGCCCGGCCAGACGTTCGACTACATCATCCTGTCGGACCTCCTCGGCTACCTCTACGACATCCGGGCCGTGCTGGAGCGCATGGCCCCGCTCTGCCATCCGAGGACGCGGATCGTCGTCAACTGGTATAGCCGGCTCTGGCAGCCCGTGATCAATCTGCTCGTCCGGCTCGGCCTCAAGGCGCCGCTGCCCTACCTCAACTGGACGACCGTGGAGGACGTCCAGAACCTCCTGCGCCTGACGGGCTTCGAGACGGTGCGGGTGCGTGGCCATATCCTGCTGCCCCTGGCCCTCGGGCCGTTGAGCCGGCTCGCGAACCGATTCCTCGCGCACCTGCCCGTCCTGCGCCAGCTCGTGTGGACGAACTGGGTGGTGGCGCGGCCGTCGCCGCGAGGCTTCGCTCAGGCCCCGCGCGTCACCGTCGTCTGTCCGTGCCGCAACGAGAAGGGGAATATCGAGCAGGTGGTCCGACGCCTCCCTCGGCTCGGCGCGGAGACGGAGCTCATCTTCGTCGAGGGCCATTCGAGCGACGGCACCCTCGAGGAGTGCCGCCGCATGGTCACCAGCTATCCCGAGCGGGACATCAAGGTCCTCGCGCAGAGCGGCAAGGGCAAAGGCGACGCGGTCCGGCTGGGCTTCGCCCACGCCGCCGGCGACATGCTGATGATCCTCGATGCCGATCTCTCCGTCGCCCCCGAGGACCTGCCGCAGTTCTACGAGGCCATGGTCTCGGGGGCGGGGGAGTTCGCCATGGGCTCGCGCCTCGTCTATGGCATGGACCCGCAGGCCATGCGCTTCCTCAACCTCCTCGGCAATCGCTTCTTCGGATTGCTCCTTTCCCGGCTCATCGGCCAGCCGATCAAGGACACCCTGTGCGGCACCAAGCTCATCTGGCGCGACGACTACGCCCGGCTCGCGGCCGGCCGGGCGCATTTCGGCGACTTCGATCCGTTCGGCGATTTCGATCTGATCTTCGGCGCGGCCAAGCTCAACCTCCGCATCGTGGAGATTCCCGTCCGCTATCGCGAGCGCTCCTACGGGACGACCAATATCACCCGCTTTGCCGACGGGTGGCTCCTCCTCCGGATGT
- a CDS encoding GDP-L-fucose synthase, whose product MSDARGDGFWAARRVLVTGGAGFFGSFIVERLKANRTGEVVVPRSRDYDLIDGAAVRRLYADARPHLVIHLAATVGGIGANQRHPGQFFYKNLMMGAQMMEEGRRHGVEKFVAVGTVCSYPKLTPVPFNEDDLWKGYPEETNAPYGIAKKMLIVQSQAYAEEYGFNAINLLPTNLYGPRDNFDLETSHVIPALIRKCLEAKRAQSPTVTCWGTGKPSRDFLYVEDAAEAVLLAAERHAGSAPVNLGSGSEISMRDLAELVRKATGYAGDLVWDARRPDGQPRRCLDTSRAERAFGFRARTPFEVGLARTVEWYVAAGRSQER is encoded by the coding sequence ATGAGTGACGCGCGGGGAGACGGCTTCTGGGCCGCGCGGCGCGTGCTCGTGACCGGCGGCGCCGGATTCTTCGGCTCCTTCATCGTGGAGCGCTTGAAGGCGAACCGCACGGGGGAGGTGGTGGTCCCGCGCAGCCGGGACTATGACCTGATCGACGGCGCTGCCGTCCGGCGCCTGTATGCCGACGCGCGACCGCACCTCGTCATCCATCTTGCCGCGACGGTGGGCGGCATCGGCGCCAATCAGCGGCATCCGGGCCAGTTCTTCTACAAGAACCTCATGATGGGCGCGCAGATGATGGAGGAGGGGCGGCGCCACGGCGTCGAGAAGTTCGTGGCGGTGGGGACCGTCTGCTCCTATCCCAAGCTCACGCCGGTGCCCTTCAACGAAGACGATCTGTGGAAGGGCTATCCCGAGGAGACCAATGCCCCCTACGGCATCGCCAAGAAGATGCTGATCGTCCAGTCGCAGGCCTACGCGGAGGAGTACGGCTTCAACGCCATCAACCTGCTCCCCACCAATCTCTACGGTCCCCGGGACAATTTCGATCTCGAGACCTCGCACGTCATCCCCGCCCTCATCCGCAAGTGCCTCGAGGCCAAGCGGGCACAATCCCCTACGGTCACGTGCTGGGGCACGGGGAAGCCGTCGCGCGATTTCCTCTACGTGGAGGACGCGGCCGAGGCCGTGCTGCTGGCCGCCGAGCGCCATGCCGGCAGCGCGCCGGTCAATCTCGGCTCGGGCTCGGAGATTTCCATGCGGGACCTCGCCGAGCTCGTCCGCAAGGCCACCGGCTATGCCGGTGACCTCGTGTGGGATGCGCGCCGCCCGGACGGTCAGCCTCGCCGCTGTCTCGACACGAGCCGCGCCGAGCGGGCCTTCGGCTTCCGCGCCCGGACCCCGTTCGAGGTCGGCCTCGCGCGCACCGTCGAGTGGTACGTCGCGGCGGGGAGATCGCAAGAGCGGTGA